Proteins encoded in a region of the Massilia sp. UMI-21 genome:
- a CDS encoding CusA/CzcA family heavy metal efflux RND transporter, translated as MFERIIRFAIEHRWLVMLAVIAMAAVGIYNYQKLPIDAVPDITNVQVQINTSAAGYSPLEVEQRVTFPIETVMAGLPGLEETRSLSRYGLSQVTVIFKDSTDIYFARQLVNQRIQEARENLPPGVTPMMGPISTGLGEIYLWTVESEPGAKKPDGTPYTPTDLREIQDWIIKPQLRQVPGVTEINSIGGFAKEYLIAPDPAKLSSYRLSLSDVVNAIDRNNSNVGMGYIERRGEQFLVRAPGQVRTLDDIRNTILSNVDGVPIRVRDVATVDVGRELRTGAATENGREVVLGTVFMLIGENSRAVSQAVASKMVEVNRSLPKGVVAIPVYDRTTLVDKAINTVKKNLLEGAVLVIVILFLFLGNIRAAIITALVIPLSMLFTFTGMVTYRVSANLMSLGALDFGIIIDGAVVIVENCVRRLAHAQEHHRRQLTLTERFHEVFAAAKEARRPLLFGQLIIMVVYLPIFALSGVEGKMFHPMAFAVVVALLGAMILSITFIPAAVALFIGKRVTEKENRIMVAAKRAYAPALEKVLRNGALVITSAVVLVLLSGLLATRLGSEFIPNLNEGDLALQAIRIPATSLSQSVEMQQKLEAGLKAKFPEIDRVFARTGTAEIASDPMPPNISDGYIMLKPESAWPAPRKTRAELIEAIEEEAEKYAGNAYELSQPIQLRFNELISGVRSDVAVKVFGDDMAVLETTGKEIAEVLQRVPGAAEVKVEQTGGLPMLTVDIDREKTARYGLNIGDVQEALAIATGGREAGTMFEGDRRFDIVVRLPEAMRTDLDALRQLPIPLPAKEGSATTYIPLAEVATLNFTPGPNQISRENGKRRIVVSANVRGRDIGTFVPEAQAAIAGKVKVPPGYWTSWGGTFQQLESATQRLQIVVPLALFIVFTLLFAMFGNVKDGLLVFTGIPFALTGGVIALALRGIPLSISAAVGFIALSGVAVLNGLVMISYIRTLREEGMDLDTAITHGALTRLRPVLMTALVASLGFVPMAIATGTGAEVQRPLATVVIGGILSSTALTLLVLPLLYRLAHRKDPDDEPVKPAKVVVQ; from the coding sequence ATGTTTGAACGCATCATTCGCTTTGCCATCGAACACCGATGGCTAGTCATGCTGGCCGTCATTGCGATGGCCGCCGTCGGCATCTACAACTACCAGAAGCTGCCCATCGACGCGGTACCCGACATCACCAACGTCCAGGTGCAGATCAACACCTCGGCGGCCGGCTATTCGCCGCTCGAAGTCGAACAGCGTGTCACCTTTCCCATCGAGACCGTGATGGCCGGCCTGCCTGGACTCGAAGAGACCCGCTCGCTGTCGCGCTATGGCCTGTCGCAGGTGACCGTCATCTTCAAGGACAGCACCGACATCTATTTCGCACGCCAGCTCGTCAACCAGAGGATCCAGGAAGCCAGGGAAAACCTGCCTCCCGGCGTGACGCCCATGATGGGGCCGATCTCGACGGGCCTGGGTGAAATCTACCTATGGACGGTCGAAAGCGAGCCAGGGGCCAAAAAGCCTGACGGCACGCCCTACACGCCCACCGACCTGCGCGAGATCCAGGACTGGATCATCAAGCCGCAGCTGCGCCAGGTTCCCGGGGTCACCGAGATCAATTCGATCGGCGGCTTCGCAAAGGAATACCTGATTGCCCCGGATCCGGCAAAACTCAGTTCCTATAGGCTGTCCTTGTCGGACGTCGTCAATGCGATTGACCGCAACAACAGCAACGTCGGCATGGGATACATCGAGCGCCGCGGCGAGCAGTTCCTCGTCCGGGCGCCCGGCCAGGTGCGCACACTGGACGACATCCGCAACACCATCCTCAGCAACGTCGACGGCGTTCCCATCCGCGTGCGTGACGTCGCGACGGTCGACGTCGGACGCGAGCTGCGTACCGGGGCGGCAACGGAGAACGGCCGCGAAGTCGTGCTGGGAACGGTCTTCATGCTCATCGGCGAAAACAGCCGGGCCGTCTCCCAGGCAGTGGCCAGCAAGATGGTCGAGGTGAACCGTTCGCTGCCGAAGGGCGTAGTGGCGATTCCCGTGTACGACCGCACGACACTGGTGGACAAGGCGATCAATACGGTCAAGAAGAACCTGCTCGAGGGCGCGGTTCTCGTGATCGTGATCCTGTTCCTCTTCCTCGGCAATATCCGCGCTGCAATTATTACGGCCCTGGTCATCCCGCTCTCGATGCTCTTCACCTTTACCGGGATGGTGACTTACCGGGTTAGCGCGAACCTGATGAGTCTTGGTGCGCTCGACTTCGGCATCATCATCGACGGCGCGGTCGTCATTGTCGAGAACTGCGTACGGCGCCTCGCGCACGCGCAGGAACACCACCGGCGCCAGTTGACCCTTACCGAACGCTTCCACGAGGTGTTCGCGGCTGCAAAAGAAGCGCGTCGCCCTCTGCTGTTCGGCCAGCTCATCATCATGGTGGTGTACCTGCCGATCTTTGCTCTTTCAGGCGTCGAAGGCAAGATGTTCCATCCCATGGCTTTTGCCGTTGTCGTCGCGCTGCTCGGGGCGATGATCCTGTCGATCACCTTCATTCCCGCAGCCGTCGCCCTGTTCATCGGCAAGCGCGTCACGGAAAAGGAAAACCGCATCATGGTTGCGGCCAAGCGAGCCTATGCACCGGCCCTCGAAAAGGTCCTCCGTAACGGCGCCTTAGTGATTACCAGCGCCGTCGTGCTGGTGCTCCTGTCGGGACTGCTGGCCACACGGCTGGGCAGCGAATTTATCCCGAACCTGAACGAAGGCGACCTCGCGCTGCAGGCGATTCGCATCCCTGCCACGAGCCTGAGCCAGTCGGTGGAGATGCAGCAGAAGCTCGAGGCCGGCCTGAAGGCGAAGTTCCCGGAGATCGATCGCGTATTCGCCCGCACCGGTACCGCCGAGATTGCTTCGGATCCGATGCCACCCAACATCTCGGACGGTTACATCATGCTCAAGCCCGAGTCCGCGTGGCCGGCACCAAGGAAGACCCGTGCCGAGCTGATCGAGGCGATCGAGGAGGAAGCGGAAAAGTATGCCGGCAATGCATATGAACTTTCGCAGCCGATTCAGCTGCGGTTCAACGAGCTCATTTCGGGTGTACGCAGCGACGTCGCCGTGAAGGTCTTCGGTGACGACATGGCCGTGCTGGAAACCACTGGCAAGGAAATTGCCGAGGTCCTCCAACGGGTGCCTGGTGCGGCTGAGGTCAAGGTGGAGCAGACCGGCGGCCTGCCGATGCTGACCGTCGATATCGACCGCGAAAAGACGGCCAGGTACGGCCTGAACATCGGCGACGTGCAGGAAGCACTGGCAATCGCCACTGGTGGGCGCGAAGCCGGCACCATGTTCGAGGGTGACCGCCGCTTTGACATCGTGGTTCGCCTGCCCGAAGCGATGCGCACCGACCTGGACGCATTGCGGCAGCTGCCAATTCCCCTGCCAGCCAAGGAAGGTAGCGCAACGACCTACATTCCCCTCGCCGAAGTCGCCACCCTGAACTTCACGCCAGGGCCCAACCAGATCAGCCGGGAGAACGGCAAGCGGCGCATCGTCGTGAGTGCGAACGTGCGAGGCCGGGATATCGGCACCTTCGTTCCTGAAGCGCAGGCTGCCATCGCAGGCAAGGTCAAGGTCCCACCGGGGTATTGGACCAGCTGGGGCGGCACCTTCCAGCAGCTAGAGTCGGCGACCCAGCGCCTGCAGATCGTCGTGCCGCTTGCCCTCTTCATCGTGTTCACCTTGCTATTCGCGATGTTCGGCAACGTGAAGGATGGCTTGCTCGTCTTTACCGGCATCCCGTTCGCGCTCACCGGCGGCGTCATCGCCCTGGCCCTGCGGGGAATTCCGCTGTCGATTTCCGCGGCAGTGGGATTCATCGCCTTGTCCGGCGTGGCCGTCCTGAACGGCCTCGTGATGATTTCCTATATCCGGACCTTGCGTGAAGAGGGAATGGACCTGGACACGGCAATCACGCATGGCGCGCTCACACGACTGCGGCCGGTCCTGATGACTGCCCTGGTCGCATCGCTGGGCTTCGTGCCAATGGCGATAGCGACCGGGACGGGCGCCGAAGTCCAGCGGCCGCTGGCAACCGTCGTCATCGGCGGGATCCTGTCCTCGACCGCACTGACGCTGCTCGTTCTTCCCCTGCTCTATCGGCTCGCGCATCGCAAGGATCCTGATGACGAACCGGTAAAGCCGGCGAAAGTGGTCGTCCAGTAA